A genomic window from Cucumis melo cultivar AY chromosome 8, USDA_Cmelo_AY_1.0, whole genome shotgun sequence includes:
- the LOC103484929 gene encoding nicotinamidase 1, translated as MVLEVMELLKEHLPVTQEPFVLSGDVNTGLVLVDVVNGFCTVGAGNLAPKQHNKQISQMVEESARLARVFCEKKWPIFAFLDSHHPDIPEHPYPPHCIAGTDESKLVPALQWLENEANVTLRCKDCIDGFLGCLEKDGSNIFIDWVKKNQIKNILVLGICTDICVLDFVCSTLSARNRGFLSPLEDVIVYSGGCATYDLPVSVAKTLGDAIAHPQELMHHIGLYMARGRGAKVVSEVSIKPL; from the exons ATGGTCTTGGAGGTCATGGAGCTGTTGAAGGAGCACCTTCCCGTTACTCAAGAGCCTTTCGTTTTGTCCGGTGACGTCAACACCGGCCTCGTCCTCGTCGATGTCGTTAATGGCTTCTGCACCGTCGGCGCTGGAAATTTG GCTCCGAAACAACACAACAAGCAAATTTCTCAAATGGTGGAAGAATCGGCAAGACTCGCCAGAGTTTTCTGCGAGAAAAAATGGCCTATATTCGCGTTTCTTGATTCTCATCATCCGGACATTCCAGAGCATCCTTATCCTCCTCATTGTATTGCTGGAACAGATGAATCCAAATTAGTTCCAG CCCTGCAATGGCTGGAAAACGAGGCGAATGTGACGCTGAGATGCAAAGATTGCATCGATGGATTTTTAGGTTGTTTGGAAAAAGATGGCTCTAACATTTTCATCGATTGGGTGAAGAAAAATCAGATAAAAAAT ATCCTAGTGCTAGGAATTTGCACGGACATATGCGTGCTGGATTTTGTATGTTCAACATTATCAGCAAGAAATCGCGGTTTCCTTTCACCATTGGAGGATGTGATAGTATATTCTGGTGGCTGCGCCACTTATGATCTTCCTGTTTCTGTGGCCAAGACCTTAGGAGATGCCATTGCTCACCCACAG GAGTTGATGCACCACATAGGCCTGTACATGGCAAGGGGGAGAGGAGCCAAGGTGGTATCTGAGGTTTCAATTAAACCACTTTGA
- the LOC103484930 gene encoding uncharacterized protein LOC103484930 — protein sequence MAVSLSRFSLWFWNGKEKETVANGSTPNSSSEFGTGLREPESLKFKRVDLPSSSKKVNKQKWQSKKETRIEWEYDFVMVPSGGDDMQMSDSGDEADWSIGWLEPHGPGFQSDDSFAVLVPSYSNRCKEVVEGSNVELLAAIKKLQNEFSPESKKYMELWLSSLQNSVA from the exons ATGGCCGTGTCATTAAGCCGTTTTTCATTATGGTTTTGGAACGGGAAGGAGAAAGAGACAGTTGCAAATGGGTCGACCCCAAATTCTTCATCTGAGTTCGGTACTGGTCTGAGAGAACCGGAGAGTCTTAAGTTCAAGAGGGTGGACTTGCCTTCTTCATCAAAGAAAGTCAATAAGCAGAAATGGCAAAGTAAGAAAGAAACAAGGATTGAGTGGGAATACGATTTTGTGATGGTACCATCTGGCGGTGATGACATGCAAATGTCTGATTCTGGTGACGAGGCTGATTGGTCTATTGGTTGGTTGGAGCCTCATGGTCCCGGTTTTCAGAGTGATGATAGTTTTGCTGTTTTGGTCCCTTCCTATAGCAATCGTTGCAAGGAGGTGGTGGAGGGTTCGAACGTGGAGCTTTTGGCTGCCATTAAAAAACTTCAAAATGAATTCTCACCTG agaGCAAGAAGTATATGGAGCTATGGCTTTCTTCGCTGCAAAACTCGGTAGCCTGA
- the LOC103484933 gene encoding uncharacterized protein At4g38062 — protein sequence MPDSDLRNMDGILEELDEAKADIEKLRAECKIKGELSENLKRVNSEQFAKLQEANLKIEKQAEEINEKAEELSMEKKRLEELERTLVERESIVKHLGSANDKLRADANEKSVQLEEEKRSLLLALDETNEKCMHQEQKICEYREEIQGLKENLLLWQKKCSEAEDGLVHKEQGERDDILTDLNDEIAKVKDQLKWKAEQFKHLEEALEKVREQFKVNKKDWELEKGTLLDEISSLQTRLNSQMLISKDLSNKLEMCNQALAHEESRRKYLQIQVTDFETRFDSVLDECERAKMQLGEITAQRDKEIATLRSSLGTKDSFLKEREYQTRKLEEENQELRIAIKELQEEQIQAPGGSPSFRELQKKMQSLETSHGKCTANLRAKEVEWTSQMEEVLSNMNDCKSELCRREATIKDLEAMLESHHSSALQLKLQNEELSAMLLVLNQGISEAQVNLAKEMAEVYMHDKDREEKISLLMKQVEVQNAALVKAHKDIEEEHDKVASLMKRVESLDLFEEQLQLMQKEIDSYKEMLEESTKCQLHLEEQCLQMKNDAAEKLEVCTALGKANAELAEKESIYIRAQSMELIEEKYKSKLRELDQSMEILEESSRDYLLLEEQVTQIEYDAMDRLQEACNALEEANAELDDKICEGNQIDFEMHMWKSIAEQLKLDLEENHSMRKQLEASLLAEVHFGENLKQENYSLVQKLDEKDKSIESLAQQVMLLEQGLEIIELEATALSGMESATSFESMRDDFLQTIREKDEMLEQLQNEVECLEQDSLRRELEVALLSHIGAESLFEDEKEKLIQMVEKKNRRIDQLMQLVHSLEQKFNSSLISFSSELDEKQTETDLLHQAWEKINAAEILAVLETEEKKLMILELEDNIRIIQQKLELQEVSLGHAKEKAMKIEADLDAKESEMKKLTDQLKTKLKFSDVFIDELKSEKSNLIEDVMKLSTEKEDLMGIIGGIGNHINEFSNSDRELMGLLEKIMLSFSSNECQRIELKENANSPSMKRFDVSADTRSPFRELNS from the exons atgCCTG ATTCAGATTTGAGGAATATGGATGGGATTCTTGAAGAACTAGATGAAGCAAAAGCTGATATTGAGAAGCTTAGGGCAGAATGCAAGATAAAGGGAGAATTATCTGAGAATTTGAAGAGAGTTAACAGCGAGCAGTTCGCTAAGTTGCAGGAGGCAAATTTGAAAATTGAGAAGCAAGCTGAAGAGATAAATGAAAAGGCAGAAGAATTATCTATGGAGAAGAAACGTTTGGAGGAACTCGAACGAACTTTGGTTGAAAGAGAGTCAATAGTAAAGCATCTTGGTTCTGCCAATGATAAGCTTCGAGCTGATGCCAATGAGAAGTCTGTACaattggaagaagaaaagagaagttTGCTATTGGCTTTGGATGAAACGAATGAGAAATGCATGCATCAAGAGCAGAAAATATGTGAATATAGAGAAGAAATTCAAGGCCTCAAAGAGAATCTATTGCTTTGGCAAAAAAAGTGTTCAGAAGCTGAAGATGGACTGGTACACAAGGAGCAGGGGGAAAGAGATGATATACTAACTGATTTAAACGACGAAATTGCAAAGGTTAAAGATCAGTTGAAATGGAAGGCTGAGCAATTTAAGCATCTGGAAGAGGCACTTGAGAAGGTTCGGGAACAATTCAAGGTGAACAAAAAGGATTGGGAACTGGAGAAAGGTACCCTGCTTGATGAGATCTCTTCACTGCAGACAAGGCTAAATTCTCAAATGTTAATCTCAAAAGATCTTAGTAATAAGTTAGAAATGTGCAACCAAGCCCTCGCTCATGAAGAGAGTCGACGAAAATATTTACAGATTCAAGTTACTGATTTTGAGACGCGCTTCGATAGTGTTCTTGATGAGTGTGAACGTGCAAAAATGCAGCTGGGCGAGATAACTGCTCAGAGGGATAAAGAAATTGCTACTTTAAGAAGTTCATTGGGAACAAAAGATTCATTTCTGAAGGAAAGAGAGTACCAAACACGTAAGTTGGAGGAAGAAAACCAGGAGTTGCGGATAGCTATCAAAGAACTTCAGGAAGAACAAATTCAAGCACCTGGGGGTTCACCTTCTTTCAGAGAACTCCAAAAGAAGATGCAAAGCTTGGAAACTTCCCATGGTAAATGCACAGCAAATCTACGGGCTAAAGAAGTTGAATGGACATCTCAAATGGAAGAAGTTTTAAGTAACATGAATGATTGCAAATCTGAGCTATGCAGAAGAGAAGCAACAATAAAGGATCTTGAGGCAATGCTGGAAAGTCATCATTCTTCAGCATTGCAGTTGAAGTTACAAAATGAGGAACTCTCTGCCATGTTACTAGTGTTAAACCAGGGAATATCAGAGGCTCAAGTTAACCTGGCGAAAGAAATGGCTGAAGTTTATATGCATGACAaagatagagaagagaaaaTATCTTTATTGATGAAGCAGGTGGAGGTGCAGAATGCGGCTTTGGTGAAGGCCCACAAAGATATTGAAGAAGAACATGACAAGGTTGCATCTTTAATGAAAAGAGTAGAATCCTTGGATCTTTTTGAGGAGCAGCTTCAACTAATGCAGAAGGAAATAGACAGCTATAAAGAAATGCTTGAGGAATCAACCAAGTGTCAGCTTCACTTAGAGGAGCAATGTCTGCAAATGAAAAATGATGCAGCAGAAAAACTTGAAGTCTGCACTGCCTTGGGCAAGGCAAATGCTGAACTTGCTGAAAAGGAATCTATCTATATTCGAGCTCAATCAATGGAGCTGATTGAAGAGAAATACAAATCAAAGCTGAGAGAGCTTGATCAGTCTATGGAAATACTTGAAGAATCCTCCAGGGATTATCTTCTGTTGGAAGAACAAGTGACACAAATAGAATATGATGCAATGGATAGACTTCAAGAAGCATGCAATGCCTTAGAAGAAGCAAATGCTGAACTGGATGATAAAATATGTGAAGGAAAtcaaattgattttgaaatgcATATGTGGAAATCTATAGCCGAACAGTTAAAACTTGATCTTGAGGAAAATCATAGCATGCGTAAACAGTTGGAGGCGTCACTTCTCGCAGAAGTCCATTTTGGGGAGAACCTTAAGCAAGAGAATTATAGCCTTGTTCAAAAGTTAGATGAGAAAGACAAGAGCATTGAAAGTCTCGCGCAACAGGTTATGCTGCTGGAGCAAGGGCTTGAAATAATAGAATTGGAGGCAACTGCTTTATCAGGAATGGAGTCGGCAACTTCATTTGAGTCGATGAGAGATGACTTTCTTCAGACTATAAGAGAGAAGGATGAGATGTTAGAACAACTCCAAAATGAAGTTGAGTGTCTGGAGCAAGATTCACTGAGACGAGAACTTGAAGTAGCTCTGCTATCTCATATCGGTGCCGAGAGTCTGTTTGAGGATGAGAAGGAGAAACTCATCCAAATGgtagaaaagaaaaacagaagAATCGATCAACTCATGCAGTTAGTACATTCACTGGAACAGAAATTTAATAGCTCTTTAATATCATTTTCATCAGAGCTTGATGAGAAGCAAACAGAAACTGATCTTCTCCACCAGGCATGGGAGAAGATCAATGCTGCAGAGATTCTAGCTGTTTTAGAAACTGAAGAAAAGAAACTGATGATTTTGGAACTAGAGGATAATATCCGCATAATACAGCAAAAGCTCGAGCTTCAGGAAGTATCATTGGGTCATGCAAAAGAGAAAGCAATGAAGATTGAAGCAGATCTGGATGCAAAAGAGTCTGAAATGAAGAAACTGACTGATCAATTGAAAACAAAGCTAAAATTTTCAGACGTATTTATCGATGAGCTAAAGAGTGAGAAGAGCAATTTGATAGAAGATGTGATGAAGTTGTCTACAGAAAAGGAAGACTTGATGGGTATCATTGGAGGCATAGGCAACCATATCAACGAGTTTTCGAATTCAGACAGAGAATTGATGGGCCTTCTGGAGAAGATAATGCTCTCTTTTAGTAGCAATGAATGTCAAAGGATTGAACTGAAAGAGAATGCGAATTCTCCTTCAATGAAAAGATTTGACGTCTCGGCTGATACAAGATCGCCCTTTAGAGAGCTCAACAGTTAG